DNA sequence from the Megalops cyprinoides isolate fMegCyp1 chromosome 24, fMegCyp1.pri, whole genome shotgun sequence genome:
GCAAGCAGTCAAACGGCAAACGTTTGTTGAAGCGGTGGGCGGAATAATGCTTGTAATAGGCTATGGTGTCCATTATAATATTAACCAATTACGGCGCGATTGGCCGGTGATGATGGTAATCGAGTTTTTCTATATAGAATGTCTCTGGTGGTAATTTGTGAGATTAAAgaatttttgaaattatttaatgatttataAAACTCACAATCCTTGGCGTTACAAATTTCAAGTAGTAAGaaataagtaaaatgtttttgtatttcccTAGAAAATACGTCATACGTCAGTGACGTCCTGTAGTTAATATAAAGTTACTATAAAGTTTACATATTGATGGGCGTGTCCGTTTGATTAGACGCGTGTGGAAGCGGTAAGAGACAAGAAACAGCTGGTTATGATGAGGAACGCATTAGATTTGTGACGATACCTTAATTTACCCCTGCCTTTTCCTAACCATTCTCCCGAGGACCTACTGTATGCTGGTTGTTTTTCTCACTTATGAGTTAGTTAGCAGTCGATTCTAAAAAAGTATGCTATACACTCATGTTGTGGGCTAAGTACTAAAATGTATAACATAAAGCAGCATCAGAATATATGTTATTGACCTGTTTTGATAATGACCTATCTATCTCAATATACAATGCAGTgctttccatatttattcatccGTCAGTAAAAACATGTAATAGAAAAAATGTAGACCTACACATTGAATATTCTTTCTGGTTAAGCGTTGTGCATGTTGTATTTTAATCTCAATagcaatgtaaatatgtttgttcACATCCCTGCAATCTGTATTCTGGTAATCctctggcatggattacactGACCACTTCCTGTTGTGGTCTGGTCCCCATTAGCTGGCCACGACTTCATGAGGTAAATTCTGTAAATTGTGAGTCATGTTTTACACCAATAAACTAAACTGATACAACCAGCTTTGTGTTTCGAAATTGCCGGTCAGTCATCTAGGCAATATGCATGTGTCACTGGTGCGTTGAGAAAGCTGACAGGAACGGTAGGGAAGTGACAGGAAAACCGACCAATAGGATCACTGTCTAGACACGTACCTTTCCTATTCACGACACAAACTCATTTCTGTCCCGACCCGTTGGGGCTGGGTTGAAGGTGTCTGGAGTTTGGACTGGCAGCAAGTAAAGAGTCAGCTGGAGAATCAAACTGGTCACTGTGTAAGAGCAAGTCCTGAATGTAACTGGCTATCGTAACGgttgttgtttttcccttcCCTGCTTCGCTTTGCAGAAGAATTGTGAACGAacttcagctagctagctggctagctagaaCGTCCTTTTTGTTGTCCGAGTTGTCCGCTGTAACAGGTGAGATTGCATGAGTCAGTTGCATGCGACTTTGTGATTTACGGAGCACTGTTAATGTTACCAGCAAGTGACGGTCCTTCCAGGTGCAGACGGTAAGAAGCAAATAAACTGGCAAATTAGAGGGACTTTAGACTGTAGTGTCACACAGCAAACTGAACGCGTAGCTAATCTGTCAAACACGGTGATGTCGGGCTGCGAGCATGGTGTAACTAGTTTGCTGATATGTTTATTATAACCAATGCCAGCTACATTTTGTAGTTCAGCGGGGGTAAACTGAATTGTTGAGCTGTAAACTTCTCATAAGTAGGGAGTTCTAAGCAGGCGTATGTTTAAACAAATGTGagagcactgtttttttttttttttttttttttcaacgatttttttttttgcctgctgtCGTATTACATAAAGAAGACCCCTTTTAGAGTTTAGTGTAGAAAACCTCGAAATTGCCCTCTCAAAACCTTTAACTAGGCATTAATTATAAGTAGTTGGCCAGGAATTTGGGGCGATTGAGAACATATCTATATTTTAGGGATCGTTGATTTTATAAATTCAGATGGTAGTGTTTTGATAACGTTGTAAAGAAAAGTTGGTGTTGTGGTGTGGGTTGGTGAGGAAGGTGGAGGAGAGTAGCTCAATCACGGGCTAGAAATGCTACAATGTAGACATATCCTACGGCAGTCACCACTTTGGCATGCAGTGGAGTGGAGGCTGTTGGCGAGCAGAACTGCTGGAGACTCAACTGCTACCTCCATGTGCCACAGTGCAGTAGACATAACGTAATCACTAAGAGGTCCAGACCCGTGATGGCCacagtgatttatttatgaatggCACTGTTAATGTTTCAAGATTTGGCTGGAAAATTGGTATGCTGGGAAATGCTGCAAAAGACTGTAGCCGACTGGACATGTGGTCTGACAATATAGATGACAATATAGAGTGGAAAACAAAGCATTACAAActcaactttttaaaaatatatctgtgTATACTGAGATTAGCAATGCAAGCCTAGCATGGTGGAACAGGTGGTTACATTATGTCCTCAGCATCCTTAAATTGCTAATATCCCCTGTATTTTATCTCTTTTACCTCCTtgtctctccttccatctcccCTGTCCTTTTCTCCTTACCCTACTCTGCACCCTCCTCTCCTTGAAAAATTGGGCTGCATAGGGACCTTTGTGATACCCTGCGTTCTGCACATAGTGTCACATTTTGTCAGCATGTCAGATTCAAAGTCCCAGGGGAGGATGTTACAGGATTAGAGGCAGTACTGCACCACTGGGTTGGTTCTTTGTATGTCGTGAGCGTAACAGAAGGTGGTACTCTCTACTTTCAAGACTTAACTAATGTCCACAAGAATGTATTTAAAGTACTGATATGTACTGTTAGCTGACTGATATGTACTGCCTTCTGACCGCCACAACAATGTTGTTTTGGCCCCAAAAGCAGTCTTGTCCATATGCTAAAACTGTAAGCCTTTTGGAATGTTGGAGATGAGTAAGAATGCTGTAGGTGGCTTGATTGAATGAATATGTTcttgttctcatttttttccttctaattCAATGTCATTATAATGGTAATTAAAGTTCGAAGCTCTGCAATGTGGATTGTTTTTCTTAGGAGGAAGCAACACAGCAGGACCTCATCATGGCCCCAGTAGCTGCTGCAGGACCCGCCCATGCTGCTGCAAAGCCTTCTGGGAGTGCTCAGTTTCCCTTCCAGACACTGCTGTTCACCACACAGGACAACATCACCACCATCTGCCTCAACCGCCCGCACAGGAAAAATGCCTTCACAGGAGAGGTGAGAAGCCCTCCCTAGCCACAAGTTTTCTGACTAGCTGCTGAACCATCCACCACAGCTTTGTGAGTGCTGTGGTGCTGACTGGTAGTTCGTTGGTTGGGGAGTCACCCTCACTGTTGGTACTAGCAGAAACTTGAATGAAAGACCATTTATTATCGGTATGTTTATGGTGATTacagttattgttattactattgcAGCCCCTGCATTAAACCATATTGTAGACATATATGCAGGGTATAGTATAACACATGAGACAAAtaagttattaaaaaaaatagcattattCTGTCAGTGATATTTCGCTTTAAGATGAGGTGGTTTAAAATGAACCACGTAACCTGTCATACTGCAGTAATCCATTCCTGGAATTCACAGCACCCATTTGGGAGGTTTGCCAGAtcattgtggctcattagcagTACATATGGCATTGGATTTGTACAGCCAAAATATCTGCTTTTACATTTGATCcctacacctgcacacaccaaAAAACTGCTGTTTCTGCCTCTCTATTCCAGATGTACCATGAGGTTGTCAAGGCATTGGAGCTTGCAAGCCAAGACGACTCTGTCATCACCGTGATTACAGGTAAAGAGGGTGCTGTtgccttctgtctgtctgaattgtTCCATCTCAAAGTGCCACACAGTCAAAGAATAAAAGTAATTAGGGGTTATTTTGAGTAGGGAGTGTCTTGGAATCTCACCTTCTAGAAAGAAACTTCAGTGATGAGATGGAGTCAGAGTGCAATGAGACAATTCcgtgtttattctgaaagctcTCAGGGGACAGGTCATCCAACGACTCGCACAGAGAAGTCAGAGCTATTCCAGCTTTCATTAGAGTACATCACACTTTTTATGCGATGATAAGGCGTGCAACTCTCAATTGACTCATAAGTCATTTCTAGGCAGTATTCAGGAAGAAGAGTTATAATTGTGTTTCGAAACATTCATGTAGCAGttaatcaaaaacagaaaactccctaaaaacattcttttaaacttGAGCCAGGTGAAACTATATCTATTGCTGACCAGACATGGCCTGTGTGCTTCCTTAGACCCACACAGGCCAGAAACCAGTCAAGGCCACAGAGCTCCGATCAGGAAAGACACATCTTTAGCATTTCAGCAGAGTACACAGAGTgcttatatttgtgtttaacTTTTATACATGCAGGTAGAAACAAAGAGTACAAAATGACCTGGCAGAAGACACTCAGCTCTCACAGGAAGCACACATAATAGTAATAAGAAGAACGTAATATATGCTCGCAAGTGTGCTAATATAAAAAGTGCTAAATGTGCCTTGGTGAAAAGAGTAACATTTATTGTATGCATCTGTCTGAAAGGTTTTTCAATTTGAGAAACGCTTTAAAGTGTAGGTTTCATCTTTGgcttcatattttacatttacatattgtcATGGAAACTTCTCAGGACACACAGCAGTCCCTTCCCAtctttaattttgcatttatgggttatttattttaataggGTCAAGCAGTGGTCTATAGACACTTTCAATGGTACAGCCCCCAGACCCAGTGTCCCACTAAgaggaccacacacacacacacacacacacacacacacacaagtgctgGTCTTCCCCTgtgttttctattattttttgttggtCTGCACACCAAGGAAGTGGCGATTACTACAGCAGCGGCAATGACTTGGCCAACCTTACCGAACCATCAAAGGGTGGGATCAAGGAGAAAGCTAGAGCTACAAATGATGTGTTCAGGTAATGGTTGACAGGTGTAAGAAGGCAGCTGCTGGCGTTTGTCAGTTATTGATATCATGGAATAGGAGGAACCTGTTGAGCTGTTGATCAGTGTACCCGTAATTCTCTGTGCAGGGGCTTCGTGAGGGCCTTCATCGACTTCCCCAAGCCTCTGGTTGCTGTTGTCAATGGGCCGGCTGTTGGAGTGTCTGTCACCCTGCTCGGTCTTTTCGATTTGGTCTACGCCAGTGAGAGGGTATGGTTCTCCAGTGTGGGTTTACGTTGTACTGGGCTTTTCTGTCCACACCACAACTTAAAGGACTGTGAGCACTCTGCCTTACATACTTGTGACTGCAAGAACACCCTAAGGCTGTCCTGTGAAAGGATtataattctaattctaattatAATATAAGTGCCTAATATGACTTTGAGATTAATTTTTGCTTCTAGGGATATAAGTCCAAGTGTTTGAAACTCAGCTCCAGGGAGGCTATTTAGTAGGTTTCACAAGACGTTTGGTGGCTCTTAAATGGATATACAAGCTTTGGTATAGCCAAGCAAACGCTTCCTGGGCTTTATTGTCTCATGGACCTGCTCCAAGTGCCTTTAAGCAGTACAGTTTCTGTTCGTTTGTATCAGTGGCTATGCCACTCAAGGACCTCTGAGGTGCCTGCTATCATATGCTCTGCCAGGTATGAATTGTAGCACAGTTCATCGTGAAAATCCATGGGGCATGAATTTGTTAATTCCACTACACGATGCCGAAGGTCTAAGGGTGCATCATTACCTGTGCTGTTGTCTCACTGTATTCCACCTCCTGGTTTGGTCCCCCTTCCATCTTCATAGGCAACTTTTCACACTCCCTTCACCCAGCTGGGACTGTGCCCCGAGGCCTGCTCCTCCTACACCTTTCCCAAAATTATGGGTGTGACCAAGGTGAGTTCCAGGCACCATCCTACACATTGACTAAATTAGGGAGGTTATCTTGTGTGGATGGGGTCTACAACACTTCTGACGACAAACCTTTGGTATCTCTCTTGATAAAAGatatctttttttcatgtttgtgtttctttaaaGCCCAACTGTTGCTATATTATTGTGaatatctttctctttcactcctctctcactgtcttgtCATTTCTctgttgatgttgatgaaaGCATCTGTAattgcctctctgtgtctgtctctctctttgtctcgtAGGCTAAAGAGATGCTGCTCTTCTGTAAGAAGCTGACGGCCACTGAGGCGTGTCAACTGGGCCTGGTGACGGAGGTCTTCCCTGAGAACAGCTTTCAGACGGAGGTGTGGACAAGGCTGAAGGCCTACACCAAGCTGCCCAAGAACGTaggtgtccctctctctcactgcctaTTGTGACAGTGCAGGGGATTCTGGGTGGAGAGttgtttaatgtgaaatgaaatacagaggATGAGGCTGGAAGGAATGTGGGAGGCAAGGCTAATGGCAAACGGTAAGTGGTCATAATTTCAAAGTGTTATTctaacaatattaatattgcaaGGCTTAATTCTATCAGGACAAATGCATAGCATTTTTGTCAGCAAATGTTTTTGTGATCATCAGTTGTACTATTAAAGGTTCATCTCCTCATAACAACTGGAGAacagtcctctgatacacacgCCAAGGTGACAGTTTTtcacaaatcccacagtgcactacagtgaagtgggcactaATTAGAGGATAGGTGGTACTCCACTGCTATCATTTGAGGAGCTTGCAGATGCTGGATGAGTGGTAGGGTGCTGAGAGTGGTGTGGCAAGGGCACCCTGGTTTTGGGCAGTGTGGTgttagtggtaaggagcagggctagaaaccaaaaggttgctggtttgactccctgctggggtacaactgttgtaccctttggcaaagtacttaacctgaaattgcctccgtaaatatccagctatataaatggatgacatgtaaaagattgtaacctgtgtaagtcaggataagagtgtctgtcaaatgacaataatgtaatgtaacatcttAATATTAATCTCCATTTGTCTGTCCACCTGTCTGTCATGCCTGATCTGTCCAAATGTCTGTCCCTCAGTCACTGATGGTGTCCAAGCAGCTGATTAGGGACGGGGAGCGGGAAACGCTCTATGCCGTGAACGACCGTGAATGTGTGCAGGTGGAAGAGCGCTTGCAGTCAGAGGAATGCCTGAACGCCGTTGTGCGCTTTTTCCAGGCCAAAGCCAAACTCTGAACCGAAGAGGGGCTCAACTGACTAGTGGAGCTCTTGCCTGGAACTCCCCGATTGATAACCTTACCCACAAATAAAGCTGGAATTATAGCTGGAGCACTGGTCAGGGCCTGGTCAGTACACCACCAGAGCTGAGATGTGTGTattgtgattggctggcagatcaaaatgttgactgaatcaGTTCCTTCTGTTCACGTGCCTTTTTTGGATTAATGTTACAATACCACAACAGAGACACTGCCCTGAACAAACTGTGCTTGTTATAATTCACAGTATTAATACACTTCTACCTGTAGTTAATTTCAGGGGTCAGTAGCTGAAACTGGAGACGTTTGTTGGGAATTGTTTTATACTACTGAGATATTTTACAAACACTAAAACCAAACAGCCCATAAGGAAGGAGTTTTATGCACTGTAGCTTTGAAGtgattgtctgaaaatgaataGAAACTTGCTATAATGACTTGCTATAATGAAGGTACTAACTTGAAATATAGTTTTGCTGTACAAGGCAAACTTATTTAATGTACCATAAGgttcagtgtgatttttttcaagcatATTATACATAAACCATTCATTACATCTGACAATACATTTTGCACTGTTAGAAAGAACTAAACCAATAACATGTGAATATCTTTTTATGGGAAAAGAACTAAAATGTCAGGGCtaatttcagtcatttccacCAATCAGAAACTCCTTTTCTGTGCTCTTCATACCCATGTGTCATAAAAGCCACCTAGGCTTGTACTATGAGAGAATAAAACAAAGGGAAATGGTCACACCAAGCCTCTATTCATTT
Encoded proteins:
- the LOC118771170 gene encoding enoyl-CoA delta isomerase 2-like, with the protein product MAPVAAAGPAHAAAKPSGSAQFPFQTLLFTTQDNITTICLNRPHRKNAFTGEMYHEVVKALELASQDDSVITVITGSGDYYSSGNDLANLTEPSKGGIKEKARATNDVFRGFVRAFIDFPKPLVAVVNGPAVGVSVTLLGLFDLVYASERATFHTPFTQLGLCPEACSSYTFPKIMGVTKAKEMLLFCKKLTATEACQLGLVTEVFPENSFQTEVWTRLKAYTKLPKNSLMVSKQLIRDGERETLYAVNDRECVQVEERLQSEECLNAVVRFFQAKAKL